The following are encoded together in the Girardinichthys multiradiatus isolate DD_20200921_A chromosome X, DD_fGirMul_XY1, whole genome shotgun sequence genome:
- the LOC124862462 gene encoding glucosidase 2 subunit beta-like translates to MVKFSHFVLLLLFGGAMTVEVQRPRGVPLSKRQFYEEDKPFTCLDGSRTIPFDRVNDDYCDCPDGSDEPGTAACPNGNFHCTNAGFRPAFIPSSRVNDGICDCCDTTDEYNSGADCQNTCRELGRKEKEELQKIAEIANEGFMLKKQLIQEAKHGLEDKKAKLGDVQDSKKDLEAKVEALRTVKETAEQPEKEAKERHLKAWEDQKAVIRMENDKARMAAVFLELDDDADGFVSVAELQSHSELDPDSDGSFTESEAQGLLGGVDKVDTVAFETVWNNIKEKYVSENQPNADVPPPGENPQEETPDTVSNNDSENYPDEDIPEEEDDEDEEEDDEMDEEDYKAPPAMRTDEKTKDDDEEGPMPPYDQETQALIDGAQKARDEFNEAEKALREVEDQIRNLEKEISFDFGPSSEFAYLYSQCYELTTGEYVYRLCPFNRVSQKPKFGGSETSLGTWGKWAGPEDNIYSVMKYEHGTGCWQGPNRSTTVKLTCGKETVVTSTSEPSRCEYLMEFISPAICQEPASFDSGHPDHEEL, encoded by the exons ATGGTAAAGTTCAGTCACTTCGTGCTGCTTCTTCTGTTTGGCGGAGCCATGACCGTGGAGGTCCAACGCCCCCGCGGTGTCCCTTTGTCCA AGCGTCAGTTTTATGAAGAGGACAAACCTTTTACATGCCTGGATGGATCCCGCACTATTCCCTTTGACAGAGTAAATGACGACTACTGTGACTGTCCGGACGGTTCTGATGAGCCAG GTACTGCTGCTTGCCCCAATGGCAACTTTCACTGCACCAATGCAGGTTTCCGACCAGCTTTCATTCCTTCCTCCCGCGTCAATGACGGAATATGTG ATTGCTGCGACACTACAGATGAGTACAACAGCGGCGCTGACTGTCAAAACACCTGCAG GGAACTGGGTCGCAAAGAGAAAGAAGAACTGCAGAAGATAGCAGAAATTGCAAATGAGGGCTTTATGCTTAAAAAACAACTTATCCAGGAGGCCAAACATGGTCTAGAGGACAAGAAG GCTAAACTTGGAGATGTCCAGGACAGTAAGAAAGATCTGGAAGCGAAGGTGGAGGCTCTGAGAACAGTTAAGGAGACTGCAGAGCAACCAGAGAAAGAAGCTAAAGAGCGCCATCTGAAGGCTTGGGaag atcAAAAAGCTGTCATTCGTATGGAAAATGACAAGGCCAGAATGGCAGCGGTGTTTCTGGAACTGGATGATGATGCAGATGGCTT tgTCTCAGTGGCTGAACTTCAATCTCATTCTGAGCTTGATCCAGATTCTGATGGTTCATTCACAGAATCTGAAGCTCAG ggGCTGTTGGGTGGAGTGGACAAAGTGGACACTGTAGCATTTGAGACTGTCTGGAATAATATTAAGGAGAAATATGTGTCTGAA AATCAGCCCAATGCAGACGTCCCACCACCAGGAGAAAATCCACAAGAGGAAACTCCAGATACGGTTTCCAACAATGACTCTGAAAACTACCCTGATGAGGACATCCCAGAGGAagaagatgatgaagatgaggaggaagatgatgaaATGGATGAGGAAGACTATAAG GCCCCTCCAGCGATGAGGACTGATGAAAAGACTaaggatgatgatgaagaggGCCCTATGCCACCCTATGACCAAGAAACACAGGCTCTCATTGACG GTGCTCAGAAAGCCAGGGATGAGTTTAATGAGGCTGAGAAAGCTCTGCGGGAGGTGGAAGATCAGATCAG GAACCTTGAGAAAGAAATCTCTTTCGACTTTGGACCCAGTTCTGAGTTTGCCTACCTCTACAGCCAGTGTTATGAGCTGACCACTGGCGA GTATGTCTACAGACTCTGTCCCTTTAACAGAGTGTCACAGAAACCCAAGTTCGGTGGATCGGAGACTAGTTTAGG AACATGGGGTAAATGGGCAGGTCCTGAGGATAACATCTACTCTGTGATGAAGTATGAACATGGAACAGGGTGTTGGCAAGGCCCCAACAGATCCACCACT GTTAAGTTAACATGTGGAAAGGAAACAGTGGTGACGTCTACCTCTGAACCCAGTCGCTGTGAATACCTCATGGAGTTCATCAGTCCTGCTATTTGCCAGGAGCCTGCAAGCTTCGATTCAGGTCATCCTGACCATGAGGAGCTTTAG